The Thermotoga caldifontis AZM44c09 genomic interval CGATCCATGAAGATGGAGGAAGATTTCGAGGAGATGAGAAAAGAACTGATGAGCGACCTCTACGACGTCTCTCACGACGCGCTGATCGATCAGTCGAACCTGGACGATTGGGAGAGTGTGCTGATCGTTTTTGGTGAAACGATACCTTTGATCGTCGAGTTCATAGATATTGTCGAACTGCGTTATCCAGAGCTCGCGGAAGTGAAAAAGGCTCTCAAAGGCCTCTACGACGTGTTTAATGCCATAGGAACGCTCACCAAGACCTACGAGATGGCCTTGAAAGTGAACCATCTGGACGAGCTGAAGGATCGGGTCGAAAGGATGCTGAGCTACACGTTCTGAGCTTTTCAATTCTCAAAGGTTCTCACGCTCGTTCAAACGAGTCGAAAAGAATTTCTTCCAATCCTTCCAGTGCTTGAAGGTCAAAACGATGAAATTACCAACGTAAAAGATGAGGATGTGACTCTCCTGGTTCAGTGCTCTGTACACCGCGTAAGGTAACAGTGCAACCAGGCCGAGAAACACTCTGAAGGCGTCTTCCTCGACCGTGGTTTTTCGCTTCAGAAGGCTGAAAAAAGTGAACACGGCACCCAGAATGGTCGGTGCTTCCCACTTGGTCAGCACGGACCAAGCACCGAACGTCGTTGCCACGGCCTTACCGCCTCTGAATCTGAGCATGGGTGAGAACGCGTGCCCCACCACACCCGCTAAGGCTGCCAGCGAGATCACGTACCTGTTGGTCAACGAGCCTGTGGCGATGAACAGAAAGAGTGGGAAAGTGCCCTTGAAGTAATCCAGTCCGAGGGCGATGGCTCCCCACTTCCATCCCTTGGCGCGCCAGAGGTTTGAAGAACCTGGATTTCCGTCTCTAACCTTTCTCAAATCCACGTTGTTCATCTTCGCAAGGATGTGAGAGTACATGACAGAACCAGAGAGGAACTGAAGCACTATGACGAGCGCTTCAAACACGGATCTTCCTTCCTTTCCACTCCACTTTCTTCACGAAGATCACCTTGTACAGCGACACAAAAAAGACGATCAGGAAGAACAAAAAATGTACAGGATAGAAGAGCGCGTCCCAGAAGGTGTAATCACCCGTTTTTCGGGATACGAGATAGATCTGCACCACGAACAGAGGATAATAAAAGATGTAATTCAGTGAGAAAACGTTGCCCATCGCCGAATAGAGTCCCACCATCCAGAGAAAGACCAGTAAAAACATAGGTCCAAGCGAACCAGCACCGAGCGCCATGTTCTTGGTGAAGCCTTCGAAGAGCTGTTTCAAACCTTCCGGATACATTCGGAACTTGATCGTCTGTCCTCCGAGGTAATTCTCGACAGCGTAGCCGTTCTGCAGGAACAGTTTACCAAGCTTTATGTCTTCCAGCACACCGTCTTTGAAAGCGGCGTGTCCGTTGACCGATTCGTACTTCTTTCTCTCAACCGCGATGACGGGTCCATATGCGCCCATGGGTTTGATCTTGAAGATGGAAAAGCTACCCATAGAGCCTATCACGATCATGTTGAAGGCCAGCGTGAGGTGTTCGTAGAACTTTTCAAACCTCTGATAAGGCCAGACGGAGACCAACCCATCGTGTTCGAGCACTGTAGCAACCAAGCTCTCGACGGTTTCCGGGGCTGGCTCCACGTCGGCATCCATGAAGATCAGAATCTCGCCGGAGCTGTTCAGATAACCATTCCAGCACGCCCAGCTTTTGCCCACCCAGCCTTCCGGCGGTTCGTTCGAAAGATCGACAAGCTTGACTTTCTCGAACTTCTGAACGATCTCTCTCGTGTTGTCCGTCGAATTGTCGTTCACGACGATGATCTCCAAATTCTCGTAAGTCTGCTTCTTCAAAGCCTTCACGATCTTTCCTATGTTCTCTTCTTCGTTTCTGGCAGGAACGATCAATGAAACAAGAGGGCTTCTTGCGGGAACCTTTCTTCGCAGAAACCTCATCTTTGAAAACAACATCCACCCAACGGTCCAGGATAGAATCAAAAATGCGTGCCTCAAAAAATTCGTAAGCAAGATTTTGAAACCCTCCCAAAGTGAAATGATGATCAAAAAGATTTTACCATAACAACGAGCTATAAACTTTCTTCGGTCAAGTTAATGAAAAATGGCTGAGATTGACGTGTGATGAATTGAGTTTTAAAATAAAAAGACAAGAGAGCGTGTTCTATGAAAAGAGCGTATTTGTTCGCAACCTTGATTTTTCTGTTTGTTCTCGCCACTCTGCTCGGGTTCAGACACTTCGAGGCAGAACGCAGAATCAAACTCGCAAAGCATTTGTACACCCGGGCGGTGGAAAATCTTGCCAGAAGTATCAGTTTGTCACATTTTCAGCGTGACAGATTGTTTCGTGCAGTGCTTGAGGAAGATTTCGAAACTGTGCAGGCTGAACTTGAAAGTCTGAAAAGAAATTATCCCATCGTCGAAGATGTGAAGATCGTGGATTCAGAGCCGGCAGATTTTGAGTTCTTCGATGTGTCTGCCTCGGGTACGAAGCTGTTGCTTCGCTTCAAAATCCACAACGACCAAGCCACAGATCACGTTCCAGGCAAGGTTGTCCTCGCGACTGTCGATGGCCCAGGGCTTGCCGAATCCTTGGCCATCGAATGCGTCGAGATAGTTCCCTCCGGTAAGGATTTCGTGTACGGATTGAAGTACAGATTCAGCAAATTTGTGCTGTTTTTTGAATTGCTCCCTGTCGCTTTCGCACTACCTGCTGTGGGAATGTTTGTAGCACTGTTCGCGTTCATGAGGAAACAGTTCGATGTGCAAAAGCGTCTCCTGGAAAGAGAGAGGACTTACAGGAATGTTCTGAGTGCGATCGTCGAGCTGAGCAAGATGATCCTGAGTGAAGAGAATCTCGAAGGCATGTATCAGACCATACTCGAGAAGGCGCTCGAAGTCATACCCAACGCGCAGGCAGGCAGTATCTTGGTGAAAAGGCAGAACAGCTACGTGTACGTTGCGGCGGTTGGCTACGATCTGAAAGAGCTTTCCAAAGTTGTTTTTCCTGCCGAGGCCGTTTTTCGCTGGGTGAAGGGTGCTTCTTCGATAAAGAGAAAGAGCGATGTGGTCTCTTATGAAAGGCGCATCGACGATGAAATGTTCAAAATTCTTCAGAAAGCTGGCAGGTTGGAAGAGATCATGTGCAGTCTGAACTTCGCCATAGAGGTGGAAGGTGAGATACTGGCACAGTTGAACCTGGACAACTTCGAAAGGGAAGATGCGTTCAACGAAGAGACGGTAGAGTTAGCCAACCTCTTTGCGAACCATCTCGGACTGCTGATTTCGAGGCTCAGATCCCAGGAAAAGATACTGCAACAGGAGCGAATGATGGAGTATCTTTCGAACCACGACGCTTTGACCGGACTCGCCAACAGAAGGCTGTTCCAGGATTACGGTGAAAAGATGATATCTCTCGCCAGGAGAGAACAAAAACCGGTCGCGGTGCTCTTCATAGACCTCAGCAAGTTCAAGATTGTGAACGATTCGTACGGTCACACTGTCGGTGATGAGGTTTTGAAGATCGTGGGTTCAAGGCTTGAAAGAGTCCTTCGCGAGAGTGATATAGTGGCGAGATTTGGAGGAGACGA includes:
- a CDS encoding glycerol-3-phosphate acyltransferase; its protein translation is MFEALVIVLQFLSGSVMYSHILAKMNNVDLRKVRDGNPGSSNLWRAKGWKWGAIALGLDYFKGTFPLFLFIATGSLTNRYVISLAALAGVVGHAFSPMLRFRGGKAVATTFGAWSVLTKWEAPTILGAVFTFFSLLKRKTTVEEDAFRVFLGLVALLPYAVYRALNQESHILIFYVGNFIVLTFKHWKDWKKFFSTRLNERENL
- a CDS encoding glycosyltransferase is translated as MRFLRRKVPARSPLVSLIVPARNEEENIGKIVKALKKQTYENLEIIVVNDNSTDNTREIVQKFEKVKLVDLSNEPPEGWVGKSWACWNGYLNSSGEILIFMDADVEPAPETVESLVATVLEHDGLVSVWPYQRFEKFYEHLTLAFNMIVIGSMGSFSIFKIKPMGAYGPVIAVERKKYESVNGHAAFKDGVLEDIKLGKLFLQNGYAVENYLGGQTIKFRMYPEGLKQLFEGFTKNMALGAGSLGPMFLLVFLWMVGLYSAMGNVFSLNYIFYYPLFVVQIYLVSRKTGDYTFWDALFYPVHFLFFLIVFFVSLYKVIFVKKVEWKGRKIRV
- a CDS encoding sensor domain-containing diguanylate cyclase; amino-acid sequence: MKRAYLFATLIFLFVLATLLGFRHFEAERRIKLAKHLYTRAVENLARSISLSHFQRDRLFRAVLEEDFETVQAELESLKRNYPIVEDVKIVDSEPADFEFFDVSASGTKLLLRFKIHNDQATDHVPGKVVLATVDGPGLAESLAIECVEIVPSGKDFVYGLKYRFSKFVLFFELLPVAFALPAVGMFVALFAFMRKQFDVQKRLLERERTYRNVLSAIVELSKMILSEENLEGMYQTILEKALEVIPNAQAGSILVKRQNSYVYVAAVGYDLKELSKVVFPAEAVFRWVKGASSIKRKSDVVSYERRIDDEMFKILQKAGRLEEIMCSLNFAIEVEGEILAQLNLDNFEREDAFNEETVELANLFANHLGLLISRLRSQEKILQQERMMEYLSNHDALTGLANRRLFQDYGEKMISLARREQKPVAVLFIDLSKFKIVNDSYGHTVGDEVLKIVGSRLERVLRESDIVARFGGDEFVALVYDCTPSDLKKIAERIIRGIEEPIEIDGKTFKISAEIGVSVYPTDGESLDELIRLADVSMYEAKRRGVKVVFYEELKRETS